From the genome of Pantoea alfalfae, one region includes:
- a CDS encoding ABC transporter permease: MNAHNRRLTGTLLAGAIALTLLPWYSLEQGFFTGDWLSSLWADENNTPALGQLALRSWLGIAVALWLLSAASVFLPPGRFRSTLLLLFSVAGILFLVLEGHAIGFSGWNWLWLENLFGPLAQGQPAMGAGALLLLTVFLLIFAFALAERGVLKGDAFVVASIVLLVALVTTFVLYPVLSLFVASVQDSDGSFKPDGLIANVQDPAIWSLGCFTGGSCGTAWRTLGLALMTASGSTLLGLAFALAATRTGLPYKKALRMLTILPIITPPFVIGLALILLFGRSGVVTASLATLFGIEPGRWLYGLTGIWIAQVLSFTPIAFLVLMGVVEGVSPSLEEASQTLRASRWRTFSRISLPLMAPGLANAFLISFIESMADFGNPMVLGGSHGVLSTEIFFSVVGAQNDPSRAAVLAMILLGFTLAAFLVQRVWLSGKSFATVTGKGDGGRHVMLPRPVRYSVYGMVIPWGLFTLVIYGMIMIGGFVQSWGLNNNLTLDHYIRAFSVSVNQGQLVWSGVAWNSFWTTLEIALIAAPLTAIVGLLTAWLIVRQKFAGRQTFEFMLMLSFAIPGTVIGVSYVMAYNLPPLEITGTAMILIACFVFRNMPVGVRGGMAAMSQLDKSLDEASLTLGANSFRTLRKVVLPLLKPAISAALVYAFVRAITSISAVIFLVSAQYNMATSYIVGLVENGEYGVAIAYSSVLIVVMLLIIGLFQLLVGERRLRRATQPAVIVASPSASTLTQERAV, encoded by the coding sequence ATGAATGCGCACAATCGTCGCTTAACCGGCACGCTGCTGGCGGGGGCCATCGCGCTGACGCTGCTGCCCTGGTATAGCCTGGAGCAGGGCTTTTTTACGGGAGACTGGCTGTCTAGCCTGTGGGCCGATGAGAACAACACACCGGCGCTGGGGCAGCTCGCGTTACGCAGCTGGCTGGGGATCGCCGTCGCGCTATGGCTGCTCTCTGCGGCCAGCGTCTTTCTGCCGCCAGGCCGCTTCCGCAGCACGCTGCTGCTGCTGTTCAGCGTGGCGGGCATTCTGTTTCTGGTGCTGGAAGGGCATGCCATTGGGTTTAGTGGCTGGAACTGGCTGTGGCTGGAGAACCTCTTCGGGCCGCTGGCGCAGGGGCAACCGGCGATGGGTGCGGGCGCACTGCTGCTGCTGACCGTCTTTCTGCTCATCTTCGCCTTTGCCCTGGCGGAGCGCGGCGTGCTGAAAGGCGATGCCTTTGTGGTGGCGTCAATTGTGCTGCTGGTGGCGCTGGTTACGACCTTTGTGCTCTATCCGGTGCTGAGCCTGTTTGTTGCCTCGGTGCAGGATAGTGACGGCAGCTTTAAACCGGACGGGCTGATTGCCAATGTGCAGGATCCCGCCATCTGGAGCCTCGGCTGTTTCACCGGCGGCTCCTGCGGCACGGCCTGGCGCACGCTGGGACTGGCGCTGATGACCGCCAGTGGTTCTACGCTGCTGGGCCTGGCGTTTGCGCTGGCGGCCACGCGTACGGGGCTGCCCTATAAAAAAGCGCTGCGGATGCTGACCATATTGCCCATTATCACGCCGCCATTTGTTATCGGTCTGGCACTGATCCTGCTGTTTGGCCGCTCCGGCGTGGTGACAGCATCGCTGGCGACGCTGTTCGGTATCGAGCCGGGCCGCTGGCTCTATGGGCTGACCGGCATCTGGATTGCCCAGGTGCTGTCGTTTACTCCCATTGCGTTCCTGGTGCTGATGGGCGTAGTTGAGGGGGTCAGTCCGTCACTGGAAGAGGCGTCGCAGACCCTGCGCGCCAGCCGCTGGCGCACGTTCTCCCGCATCTCGTTGCCGCTGATGGCGCCAGGTCTGGCCAACGCGTTCTTAATCAGCTTTATCGAAAGCATGGCCGATTTCGGCAACCCGATGGTGCTGGGCGGCAGTCACGGCGTGCTCTCGACAGAGATCTTCTTCTCCGTGGTCGGCGCTCAGAACGACCCAAGCCGCGCGGCGGTGCTGGCGATGATCCTGCTGGGTTTTACCCTTGCCGCTTTTCTGGTGCAGCGCGTCTGGCTCTCCGGCAAAAGCTTCGCCACCGTAACCGGCAAAGGCGACGGCGGCCGTCATGTGATGCTGCCGCGTCCGGTGCGCTACAGCGTCTATGGCATGGTGATCCCGTGGGGACTCTTCACCCTGGTGATCTATGGCATGATCATGATTGGCGGCTTTGTGCAGTCCTGGGGGCTGAATAATAACCTGACGCTGGATCACTATATCCGCGCCTTCAGTGTCAGCGTGAATCAGGGGCAGCTGGTCTGGAGCGGCGTCGCCTGGAATTCCTTCTGGACCACGCTGGAAATCGCCCTGATTGCCGCACCGCTCACCGCCATTGTGGGGCTGCTGACTGCCTGGCTGATCGTGCGACAGAAGTTTGCCGGCCGTCAGACCTTTGAATTCATGCTGATGCTGAGTTTTGCCATTCCCGGCACGGTGATAGGTGTGAGCTATGTGATGGCCTATAACCTGCCGCCGCTGGAGATCACCGGCACCGCGATGATCCTGATCGCCTGCTTTGTCTTCCGTAATATGCCGGTCGGCGTGCGGGGCGGGATGGCGGCGATGAGCCAGCTGGATAAGAGTCTGGATGAAGCCTCACTGACGCTGGGCGCCAACAGTTTCCGCACGCTGCGCAAAGTGGTACTGCCGCTGCTCAAACCTGCGATCAGCGCCGCGCTCGTCTACGCCTTTGTGCGGGCCATTACCTCGATCAGTGCGGTGATTTTTCTGGTCAGCGCCCAGTACAACATGGCGACCTCTTATATTGTCGGGCTGGTGGAGAATGGCGAGTATGGCGTCGCGATTGCCTACTCCTCGGTACTGATTGTGGTGATGCTGCTGATCATTGGTCTTTTCCAGCTGCTGGTGGGCGAACGTCGCCTGCGCCGTGCAACCCAACCGGCGGTAATTGTTGCCTCACCCTCTGCATC
- a CDS encoding ABC transporter substrate-binding protein yields MRYPSLLAAVIICPLVPFAASAAGLNMICSADVVVCEQMTTLFSQSHPDIKLSMVRLSAGEAYARIRSEARNPRTDIWWAGTGDPHMQAAEEGLTQAYKSPLLDEQQPWSQKVAEISGYRTVGVYAGALGWGYNTKLLAVKKLKVPACWADLLDPGFKGEIQIANPNSSGTAYNTLATLVQIMGEDKAFDYLKKLNANISQYTKSGSAPVKAAARGETTVGIVFMHDAVAMEVDGFPIKPVAPCEGTGYEIGSMSIIKGARNLANAKSWYDWALSAEAQSHMKEAKSFQLPSNRKAEISQYAPRFENIKLIDYDFKTYGDSAKRKALLGRWDKEIGASAQ; encoded by the coding sequence GCTGCCTCGGCGGCGGGCCTTAATATGATCTGCTCTGCTGATGTGGTGGTGTGTGAACAGATGACCACGCTGTTCAGCCAGAGTCATCCCGACATCAAACTCAGCATGGTGCGGCTCTCTGCCGGTGAAGCTTATGCCCGTATCCGCAGTGAAGCGCGCAATCCCCGTACCGATATCTGGTGGGCGGGCACCGGTGACCCGCATATGCAGGCCGCCGAAGAGGGCTTAACCCAGGCCTACAAATCTCCTCTGCTCGATGAGCAGCAGCCGTGGTCACAGAAAGTCGCGGAGATCTCCGGGTATCGCACCGTGGGCGTCTATGCCGGTGCGCTGGGCTGGGGCTACAACACGAAACTGCTGGCGGTGAAAAAGCTGAAGGTCCCGGCCTGCTGGGCGGATTTACTCGACCCTGGCTTTAAAGGGGAAATTCAGATCGCCAATCCTAACTCCTCCGGCACGGCCTATAACACTCTGGCGACGCTGGTGCAGATCATGGGTGAAGACAAGGCCTTTGACTACCTGAAGAAGCTCAATGCCAATATCTCTCAGTACACCAAGTCCGGCTCTGCACCGGTTAAGGCCGCCGCGCGCGGTGAAACCACCGTCGGCATTGTCTTTATGCATGATGCCGTGGCGATGGAGGTGGATGGCTTCCCGATTAAGCCCGTCGCGCCCTGCGAAGGCACCGGCTATGAAATTGGTTCAATGTCGATCATTAAAGGTGCGCGCAATCTGGCTAATGCTAAAAGCTGGTACGACTGGGCGCTCAGCGCGGAGGCTCAGTCGCACATGAAAGAGGCGAAGTCGTTCCAGTTGCCTTCTAACCGCAAGGCGGAGATCTCTCAATACGCGCCGCGCTTCGAGAATATCAAACTGATCGATTATGACTTCAAAACCTATGGTGACTCGGCAAAACGCAAGGCGTTGCTGGGTCGCTGGGATAAAGAGATTGGTGCCAGCGCGCAATAA